The stretch of DNA CTCAGCGGCCCAGCTCCTCGACCTTCTTGCCGGCGTCCGGGAAGAAGAGCGGGGAGCCGAAGCGGTCCACCCCGAAGGTCCTGATCATTTCCTGGGTGGCCGGCGCCACCATGAAGTCGGCAAAGGCCTTGCCGCCGGCCACGTTCACCTTGGGGAAGCGGCTGCCCTCCAGCTCGATGACGTGGTAGACATTGAGCAGCCCCTTCTCCCCTTCCACCAGGATCTCCAGGGCCAGATTCTTGCGGGCAGCCAGATAGGTCCCCCGGTCGGCCAGGGTGTAGCCACCCTTCTCGCTGGCCACCGACAGGGTCTGGCCCATGCCCAGCCCGGTCTCCTGGTACCAGGCCCCGGCCGGGGACAGGCCGGCCTCCTTCCAGAGCTTCTGCTCCTTGGCGTGGGTGCCGGACTTGTCGCCGCGGCTCATGAACAGGGCGCCCGTGGTCGCGATCTTGCTCAGGGCCAGTGCCGCGGTGGCGCTGCCTCTGATGCCGGCCGGGTCGGCCGCCGGCCCCACCAGGACGAAGTCGTTGTGCATGACCAGCCGCCGGTTGGCGCCAAAGCCGGCCTCCATGAACCTCTTCTCCGCCTCCGGCGAATGCACGAGCAGCACATCCGCCTCCCCCTTTTCGCCCATGGCCATGGCCTGGCCGGAGCCCACCGCGATGGTCTTGACGGTGATGCCGGCCTCCGCCTCGAAGATGGGGGTAAGCAGATCCAGCAGCCCGGAATCCTGGGTGCTGCTGGTGGTGGCGAGGATGATGGCCTGGGGCTCAGTGGCACCGGCCAGCGGAGGGGACAGCAGGAGCGCGGCCAGAAAGAGCGCGGCAGCAACGAAACGTCTGTTCATGAGCTTTCTCCACGGTTGGGGTTTTTCGGGTACATGATGCGGCCGGCGTCGGCCAGATCGTATCCCCAGAAGCCGGCCGCGGCGGTCCGGAAGCTGTCGGCCCGGAGCACCGCGAGAAGATCCTGGACCGGCCGCTGGAAATAGGTTTCCTGGAGCAGCACCAGATCGAAGCGCTCGTCGGTCACCGGCAGGAAATGGAGACCCAGCTGAAGGGCAACGCCACCGGTGGCGAGACCAGTGTCTGCCTCCCCGGCCAGCACCGCCAGCCCCACCTCGAGATGGGTGCAGACCTCCCGCCCGTAGCCAGCCACTGCGCTGCCTTCCACGCCCGCCTCCGCAAGGAGCAGATCCAGGAGCACCCGGGTGCCGGCGCCGCCCTGGCGGTTCACCAGGCGCACCCCCGGCCGGGCCAGGTCGCCGGCGCCCTGGATCCCCAGCGGGTTGTTGGCCGCGGCGAGCCAGCCCAGACGGC from Thermodesulfobacteriota bacterium encodes:
- a CDS encoding substrate-binding domain-containing protein, encoding MNRRFVAAALFLAALLLSPPLAGATEPQAIILATTSSTQDSGLLDLLTPIFEAEAGITVKTIAVGSGQAMAMGEKGEADVLLVHSPEAEKRFMEAGFGANRRLVMHNDFVLVGPAADPAGIRGSATAALALSKIATTGALFMSRGDKSGTHAKEQKLWKEAGLSPAGAWYQETGLGMGQTLSVASEKGGYTLADRGTYLAARKNLALEILVEGEKGLLNVYHVIELEGSRFPKVNVAGGKAFADFMVAPATQEMIRTFGVDRFGSPLFFPDAGKKVEELGR
- a CDS encoding helix-turn-helix transcriptional regulator, yielding MTEELLNTKEVARYLGIHEKQVYALVKAGRLPGSRLTGKWVFPRRLLDEWLEKDARAGLAQAREKSRQVGAGLLAAGSNDPLLDLLLGQFHQAHPESFIFSATTGSTAGLRALRAGHTDLAWSHLLDPESGDYNFPWLARHPLPGQPVVVNLFRRRLGWLAAANNPLGIQGAGDLARPGVRLVNRQGGAGTRVLLDLLLAEAGVEGSAVAGYGREVCTHLEVGLAVLAGEADTGLATGGVALQLGLHFLPVTDERFDLVLLQETYFQRPVQDLLAVLRADSFRTAAAGFWGYDLADAGRIMYPKNPNRGESS